A stretch of the Deltaproteobacteria bacterium genome encodes the following:
- a CDS encoding aminopeptidase P family protein — MNYAEWIRNHLEEMARSLGFVFTPLEEISLRLERLRREMLRENLEAVLVVQKIDLFYFSGTAQDAILLVPVHGAPLLAVRREVERSRVESPLDRIVEMVSLRELPSMIQEHLGYLPGSLGIELDVLPVRDFRYYTSIFQGCEIRDASGIIKKVRRRKSPFEVRLMKEAGEIARKTYHEALGILGEGMTEIEFGGWLEATAKKYGHEGLLRVRSMNYEAYTWHILSGPSGGIVSQSDSPMGGFGVSPIFPVGASRRRMKAREPILVDFGTCFHGYLSDQTRMFSIGRMPRKFVDAYRACREIHDAVLAETRPGMDCARLFELALGLAAKMGYADTFLGPRGLQSRFIGHGIGLELSEPPFLAEKHDYPLEEGMTFALEPKIVFPGEGAVGIENTVLVTDSGYEILTPLEEDIFQV; from the coding sequence ATGAATTACGCAGAATGGATCAGGAATCACTTGGAAGAAATGGCACGATCCTTGGGGTTTGTCTTTACACCACTGGAGGAGATCTCCCTGCGTCTTGAGAGGCTGCGGCGGGAAATGTTGAGGGAGAATCTGGAAGCCGTGCTGGTCGTTCAAAAAATCGACCTTTTCTATTTCTCCGGAACCGCACAGGATGCCATCCTGCTGGTGCCCGTCCATGGGGCCCCGCTCCTCGCCGTTCGCAGGGAAGTGGAACGGAGCAGGGTGGAGTCTCCACTGGATAGAATCGTTGAGATGGTGTCCCTCAGGGAATTGCCGTCCATGATTCAAGAACACCTTGGATACCTTCCGGGGAGTCTCGGAATCGAACTGGATGTACTGCCGGTCCGGGACTTCCGGTACTATACAAGCATTTTTCAGGGTTGCGAGATCAGGGACGCCTCCGGAATCATCAAAAAAGTGAGGCGGAGAAAATCACCCTTTGAGGTTCGCCTCATGAAGGAGGCGGGAGAGATAGCCCGGAAGACATATCACGAGGCCCTTGGAATCCTCGGAGAAGGAATGACGGAAATCGAATTCGGAGGATGGCTGGAGGCGACCGCCAAGAAATACGGCCATGAAGGGCTGCTTCGGGTCAGAAGCATGAACTATGAGGCCTATACCTGGCACATCCTGAGCGGCCCTTCGGGAGGCATCGTCAGTCAATCCGATTCTCCTATGGGGGGATTCGGGGTGTCTCCCATCTTTCCGGTAGGGGCGAGCCGAAGGAGGATGAAGGCCCGTGAGCCCATTTTGGTGGACTTCGGCACCTGTTTTCACGGGTACCTCTCGGACCAGACCCGGATGTTTTCCATCGGGAGGATGCCCCGAAAATTCGTTGACGCTTACAGGGCCTGCCGGGAGATACATGATGCCGTCCTTGCGGAGACCCGGCCGGGAATGGATTGCGCCCGACTCTTCGAACTCGCCCTGGGACTCGCAGCGAAAATGGGTTATGCGGACACTTTTCTCGGTCCCCGGGGTTTACAGAGCCGCTTCATCGGTCATGGGATCGGATTGGAACTCTCCGAACCGCCGTTCCTCGCAGAGAAACACGACTATCCCCTGGAGGAGGGGATGACCTTTGCTCTTGAACCAAAGATCGTGTTCCCGGGAGAAGGAGCGGTGGGAATCGAGAATACCGTGCTGGTGACGGATTCAGGTTATGAAATCCTGACACCCCTTGAAGAGGATATTTTTCAAGTATGA